A single genomic interval of Natronolimnobius sp. AArcel1 harbors:
- the larE gene encoding ATP-dependent sacrificial sulfur transferase LarE — translation MTTLEAKLEAAREDLATHDGVVIAFSGGVDSSAVAALAYDALGEDAIACTARSETLPEAELEDAKAVAEEIGIRHEIVSFSELESDDFVENDDDRCYHCRTMRLGEMLETARDLGVGTVCDGTNADDPGAGHRPGLQAVDELDVHSPLLAHDISKDEVREIAAHYDLSVADKPSMACLSSRIPTGLEVTEERLTRVERAEAVLRQWGFEQFRVRDHDGLARIEVAPAELERALTREFAETVREELSRIGFDHVTLDLHGYRTGSVSPAGDGSSEGSASAGSETGD, via the coding sequence ATGACCACGCTCGAGGCGAAACTCGAGGCCGCCCGCGAGGACCTGGCCACCCATGACGGGGTTGTGATCGCCTTTTCCGGCGGTGTCGACTCGAGTGCAGTCGCCGCACTCGCCTACGACGCACTGGGCGAGGACGCCATCGCCTGTACCGCACGAAGCGAGACGCTCCCCGAGGCCGAACTCGAGGATGCGAAAGCGGTCGCCGAGGAAATCGGCATCCGCCACGAGATCGTCTCTTTTTCCGAACTCGAGAGCGATGACTTCGTCGAAAACGACGATGATCGGTGCTATCACTGCCGGACGATGCGGTTGGGTGAGATGCTCGAGACGGCTCGAGACCTCGGCGTCGGGACGGTCTGTGACGGGACGAACGCCGACGACCCCGGCGCGGGCCACCGACCCGGCCTGCAGGCCGTCGACGAACTCGACGTGCACTCGCCGCTGCTCGCTCACGATATCTCGAAAGACGAAGTGCGCGAAATTGCGGCTCACTACGACCTCTCCGTGGCGGACAAGCCCTCGATGGCCTGTCTGTCCTCGCGGATTCCGACCGGCCTCGAGGTCACCGAAGAGCGCCTGACGCGAGTCGAGCGCGCCGAAGCCGTGTTACGCCAGTGGGGTTTCGAGCAGTTTCGCGTACGCGATCACGACGGCCTCGCGCGCATCGAAGTCGCACCTGCGGAACTCGAGCGTGCGCTGACTCGTGAGTTCGCCGAAACCGTCCGCGAGGAACTCTCTCGGATCGGCTTTGACCACGTTACACTTGACCTCCATGGCTATCGAACTGGCAGCGTCAGTCCAGCAGGCGATGGGTCGAGCGAGGGCAGCGCCTCGGCTGGGTCAGAAACCGGGGACTGA